The sequence below is a genomic window from Clostridium putrefaciens.
TTTTGTAACCTGCATAACTTATCCTCCAATCCTTGAGAATTAATCCCTCTAACTTCCTAAGGACAAAAAACATAGATTTGGACGGATGCTTTATAAAAAAGAAAAAAGCCTGCAAGAAACTCCGAAGAGAATCCTACAGGCTGTCATTTAATTAATATTTTGTTAAACTTTTGTGGTGTAATCAAGGAGTAACAGCTACTTATTAAATATCGTAATTGTTGCATCAAATCCTGCTGCCTTTAGCTTCTGCACTTGATTTTCTGCATTTTCTCTTACCTTATAAGATCCCGCCATTACTCTATAAAAGATTTCTCCATTTACCAGTGGTGTTTGTACTACTGATTCAGCATAATCAACTCCTACTTGTGCAAGAATGGATTTTGCTAACACCTTTACTATTTGATTTCTTTTAGTATCAAATAAATTATTATCTCCTGTATTATCGAGAAATCCAATCTCTACGAGTATTGCCGAAGCTTTAGTTTCTCTTAGCACATGAAAGTTACCTTCCTTAATACCTCTATCTACAAATCCCAAGGACACAAGAGATGTCTGTATCCTTTCCGCCAAACTTTTAGTTTTTTCTCGTGGATTTAAATATGTGTAAGTTTCAACACCCTTAGCCTTTTCTGGTTCATAAGCATTCCTGTGAAAGGATATAAAATAATCATAGGTATTTCTGTTTTCAAAATTGCTTCTCGCATTAAGGCTTACTGTGTCATCTGAAGTTCTTGTTTCATCTACAATAATTCCATGCCTTCTTACCTCTGATGCTATAGATCTGCCTAAATTTAAAACATCATTACTTTCTTTTCTCATCTTGTAACAAGCACCACTGTCTTCTCCTCCATGTCCGTAATCAAAACATAATCTAACCATTACCTTTCTCCTCCTTATTTAGCTGTTGTAAAACACTTTTTAATTTCGGTGGTATTGGTAAACCTATCTTAGCT
It includes:
- a CDS encoding N-acetylmuramoyl-L-alanine amidase; this encodes MVRLCFDYGHGGEDSGACYKMRKESNDVLNLGRSIASEVRRHGIIVDETRTSDDTVSLNARSNFENRNTYDYFISFHRNAYEPEKAKGVETYTYLNPREKTKSLAERIQTSLVSLGFVDRGIKEGNFHVLRETKASAILVEIGFLDNTGDNNLFDTKRNQIVKVLAKSILAQVGVDYAESVVQTPLVNGEIFYRVMAGSYKVRENAENQVQKLKAAGFDATITIFNK